The following are encoded in a window of Hippoglossus hippoglossus isolate fHipHip1 chromosome 23, fHipHip1.pri, whole genome shotgun sequence genomic DNA:
- the ntf3 gene encoding neurotrophin-3: protein MVTFITILQVNLVMSILLYVMVLVYLYGIQATNMDSGHQGQQQQPSPDTLNSLIIQLLQADLTRGKTRANQSQQGKSRDTEPRDAPPPLLSANFPLEDQGDAEKWGTWSRSGGSSEGTMDQQVMLLNSDLLRQHKRYNSPRVLLSDRPPLQPPPLYLSDDFVSSGPEGGAVGNKTRKKRYAEHKSYRGEYSVCDSESQWVTDKTQAVDTRGAHVTVLAKIKTTATQEIKQFFYETRCQTPRSLRGGCRGIDDKNWNSQCKTTQTYVRALTQIENSVGWRWIRIDTSCVCALSRKRRRT from the exons ATGGTTACCTTTATTACG aTCTTACAGGTGAATCTAGTGATGTCCATCCTGCTGTATGTGATGGTCCTCGTGTACCTCTATGGTATCCAGGCAACCAACATGGATAGCGGCCACCAAGGGCAACAACAGCAGCCGAGTCCCGACACTTTAAACTCGCTCATCATCCAGCTGCTTCAGGCTGACCTGACGAGGGGGAAGACCAGGGCGAACCAGAGCCAGCAGGGGAAAAGCAGGGACACGGAGCCCCGGGACGCGccgcctcctctcctcagtgcAAACTTTCCTTTAGAGGACCAGGGTGATGCGGAGAAGTGGGGGACATGGAGTCGCAGTGGTGGGAGCAGTGAAGGCACGATGGACCAGCAGGTGATGCTGTTGAACTCGGACCTACTCAGGCAGCACAAGCGGTACAACTCACCTCGGGTGCTGCTGAGCGACCGGCCGCCACTGCAGCCGCCGCCGCTGTACCTCTCCGACGACTTTGTCAGCAGTGGACCAGAGGGCGGGGCGGTGGGAAACAAGACACGTAAGAAGCGCTATGCTGAGCACAAAAGCTACCGTGGGGAATATTCTGTGTGTGACAGCGAGAGCCAGTGGGTTACGGATAAGACCCAAGCAGTGGACACCAGGGGTGCCCACGTAACTGTTCTGGCTAAAATCAAAACCACTGCCACGCAAGAAATTAAGCAGTTCTTTTATGAGACACGTTGTCAGACCCCCAGGTCCTTAAGGGGTGGCTGCAGGGGCATCGACGACAAGAACTGGAACTCGCAGTGTAAGACGACGCAGACGTATGTTCGGGCGCTAACACAGATTGAAAATTCAGTGGGCTGGAGGTGGATACGCATAGACACTTCCTGTGTCTGCGCATTGTCGAGGAAACGTCGTCGGacgtaa